Proteins encoded together in one bacterium window:
- a CDS encoding MotA/TolQ/ExbB proton channel family protein, translated as MNLFEIFLKGGVIMWAILFCSVIALAVAIDRFLILRKAKINLPAFLVRIRGFIKNKDMSGAASYCLREKSPIANMVRKGLKKFGMGHERVKEAIENAGRQEVSKLEKGLSILATVAGVAPLLGFLGTVTGMIQAFMRIEDLAGAANPSDLAGGIWEALLTTAFGLIVGIPSYAFYNYFISSIKKFVSDMETVANDVVDTMQDSSPEAVDLDDEIEVEM; from the coding sequence ATGAATTTATTCGAAATCTTTCTTAAGGGCGGTGTGATAATGTGGGCAATATTATTCTGCTCGGTCATTGCATTAGCCGTAGCCATCGACAGATTTTTAATCCTTCGAAAGGCAAAAATCAATTTACCTGCTTTCCTTGTCCGGATACGTGGTTTCATCAAAAATAAAGATATGAGTGGTGCTGCATCATATTGTCTCAGAGAAAAATCACCTATTGCCAACATGGTAAGAAAAGGTTTGAAGAAGTTTGGAATGGGACACGAGCGAGTCAAGGAGGCAATCGAAAATGCTGGCAGACAGGAAGTCAGCAAACTTGAAAAAGGACTTTCGATACTTGCTACCGTTGCTGGTGTTGCACCATTACTTGGATTTCTGGGAACTGTAACAGGAATGATCCAGGCTTTTATGCGAATTGAAGATCTTGCAGGTGCTGCAAACCCGAGCGATCTTGCAGGCGGTATCTGGGAAGCATTATTAACTACTGCTTTTGGTTTGATAGTTGGAATACCTTCTTATGCTTTTTATAATTACTTCATAAGTTCGATTAAAAAATTTGTTTCCGATATGGAGACAGTTGCAAACGATGTTGTAGACACAATGCAGGATTCCTCTCCTGAAGCAGTTGATCTCGATGATGAAATTGAAGTTGAAATGTAA
- a CDS encoding biopolymer transporter ExbD: protein MKFSTTNEPLTIFSYSSLTDIVLLLVIFFLLTSQFVIQTGVKVKLPGSKTNEQSEPTKMIVTITSAGVVYAGPDQTTMELLSGKLLELKGVSEEGSLIIRADKTVQIDLVIKVIDAAKSVGIGKFTIETEQENP, encoded by the coding sequence ATGAAATTCAGTACAACGAATGAACCATTAACAATTTTTTCATATTCTTCGCTCACAGATATTGTTTTACTGTTAGTAATATTTTTTCTTCTTACCTCACAATTTGTTATTCAAACCGGGGTAAAAGTTAAACTGCCGGGTTCAAAAACGAATGAGCAGTCTGAACCCACTAAGATGATAGTTACAATAACTTCCGCTGGTGTTGTGTATGCCGGACCTGACCAAACCACAATGGAATTGTTGTCCGGTAAACTGCTTGAGCTGAAAGGTGTAAGCGAAGAGGGAAGTCTTATCATTAGGGCTGATAAGACAGTACAAATTGATCTTGTAATTAAAGTAATTGATGCCGCAAAATCTGTTGGTATCGGAAAATTCACAATAGAAACAGAACAAGAAAATCCATAA
- a CDS encoding DUF2085 domain-containing protein: MMLAIWIIGFLTPILIRIDNPITNFLLIKSYSNLCHQENEKCIVLINQSMLVCARCTGIYLGAFIAGLISLFKKSNEINFNKINIMSLPMFLDVFFSTIGIYKYSQTLAFITGLAFGGMIYMIVISELENLIINRSVRGNE; this comes from the coding sequence TTGATGTTAGCAATTTGGATAATTGGATTCCTTACACCGATACTTATCCGGATAGATAATCCTATTACAAATTTCTTACTTATAAAAAGCTATTCAAATCTTTGTCATCAGGAAAATGAAAAATGCATTGTACTCATTAATCAGTCGATGCTGGTTTGTGCGAGATGTACAGGTATTTATCTTGGCGCATTCATTGCAGGGTTAATCAGTTTATTCAAAAAATCAAATGAGATAAATTTTAATAAAATTAATATCATGTCTCTGCCTATGTTTCTCGATGTCTTTTTCTCAACAATAGGTATTTATAAATACTCACAAACTTTGGCTTTCATAACTGGCTTAGCATTTGGAGGTATGATTTATATGATCGTTATTTCTGAATTGGAAAATCTAATTATTAACAGAAGTGTAAGGGGAAATGAATAA
- a CDS encoding NHL repeat-containing protein, which yields MKSHIAILFILSVGLAFPQKFQYEKSIGKFVNASSFYINPAGFIYVSDIATDEITAMDTLGNTLKKIGGYGWRESAFDNPVDVYADALKVYVVDKNNNRIQRFDKNLNYNFQIYTRESEIEQERFGYPLSAVMSNLGDVFILDSENSRIVKFDIFGNFLQNFGGYDYGNFALQNPLQLAVSMQNNIFVIDGDEIIIFDQYGNGSGRISSAEDFKSIRIIFDWLTVTTKDKIFLANLRSPDLSLRELIIEEYEKSMDLVSAFIFNNKLYVLTKKEILIFNRL from the coding sequence ATGAAATCGCATATAGCCATACTCTTTATTTTATCAGTCGGGCTGGCATTCCCTCAAAAATTTCAGTATGAGAAAAGCATTGGTAAGTTTGTTAATGCTTCATCTTTTTATATAAATCCAGCCGGTTTCATCTATGTATCTGACATCGCTACTGATGAAATTACAGCAATGGATACTCTTGGGAACACTTTAAAAAAGATCGGAGGATACGGATGGAGAGAAAGTGCGTTCGATAATCCTGTCGATGTCTATGCTGATGCGTTAAAGGTATACGTGGTTGATAAAAACAATAATCGAATTCAGAGATTCGATAAAAACCTGAATTATAATTTTCAGATTTATACTCGAGAAAGTGAAATTGAACAGGAAAGATTCGGTTACCCGTTAAGTGCTGTGATGTCTAATCTTGGTGATGTATTTATCCTCGATTCTGAAAATTCAAGAATAGTAAAGTTTGACATCTTCGGAAATTTTCTTCAAAATTTTGGAGGATACGATTACGGAAATTTTGCCTTGCAAAATCCGCTGCAGCTCGCCGTTTCGATGCAGAATAATATCTTTGTTATTGATGGAGATGAAATAATTATTTTTGATCAGTACGGAAATGGGAGTGGCAGGATTTCTAGTGCGGAAGATTTTAAGAGCATCAGAATCATTTTTGATTGGCTGACTGTAACAACGAAAGATAAAATCTTTTTGGCAAATCTCAGATCGCCGGATTTAAGTCTCCGGGAATTGATCATTGAAGAATATGAAAAAAGTATGGATTTGGTTTCTGCTTTTATCTTCAATAATAAATTGTATGTTCTCACAAAAAAAGAGATACTTATTTTCAACCGATTGTGA
- a CDS encoding (2Fe-2S) ferredoxin domain-containing protein, translated as MKRFEKHIFICENRRPDDHPRGSCAEKNSPLVKEQFKKRLKELGLNTEVRANTSGCLDACEHGITVVVYPEQIWYGNVVIDDVEEIIQQHIIKNIPVERLRIKDEKFNRT; from the coding sequence TTGAAACGATTTGAAAAACATATTTTTATTTGTGAAAACAGAAGACCTGACGATCATCCCCGCGGAAGCTGTGCTGAGAAAAACAGTCCATTAGTTAAAGAGCAATTCAAAAAAAGATTAAAGGAACTTGGATTGAATACGGAAGTAAGGGCAAATACTTCAGGATGTCTTGACGCTTGCGAACATGGTATTACCGTTGTTGTATATCCGGAACAGATTTGGTATGGTAATGTTGTTATTGATGACGTGGAGGAGATCATTCAGCAGCACATTATAAAAAACATTCCGGTGGAACGACTAAGAATAAAAGATGAAAAGTTTAACAGAACATAA
- the nth gene encoding endonuclease III — translation MKSLTEHKFKDDLNRPAEILKRLKREYPLAKIALEFETPFQLLISTILSAQCTDERVNIVTKSLFKKYKKPQDFLNVSNEELEKDIFSTGFYRQKTKSIKNCCKALLENYNGKVPTDFESLNALPGVGRKTASVVAGNAFGIPAIAVDTHVIRLSNLMGFVDSDNPDKIEERLKEIFPPKEWINLGHYLMNHGRKICVARRPKCDECIVGDLCPGFNPRIK, via the coding sequence ATGAAAAGTTTAACAGAACATAAATTTAAAGACGACCTAAATCGTCCCGCTGAAATTCTTAAAAGATTAAAAAGAGAATATCCGCTTGCAAAAATTGCACTGGAGTTCGAGACACCCTTTCAATTATTAATATCTACAATACTTTCTGCGCAGTGCACTGATGAAAGAGTGAACATTGTGACCAAATCATTATTCAAGAAATACAAAAAGCCACAGGATTTTTTGAATGTTTCGAATGAAGAACTTGAGAAGGATATTTTCTCAACCGGGTTTTATCGTCAGAAGACGAAAAGCATAAAAAATTGCTGCAAGGCATTGCTTGAAAATTATAATGGTAAGGTTCCAACAGATTTTGAATCGCTAAACGCACTTCCTGGTGTTGGCAGAAAAACTGCATCTGTTGTTGCTGGAAATGCATTTGGGATTCCGGCAATAGCAGTCGATACTCATGTTATACGATTGTCTAATCTGATGGGATTTGTCGATTCAGATAATCCTGATAAAATAGAAGAACGATTAAAAGAAATTTTCCCGCCAAAAGAATGGATAAATCTAGGGCATTACCTAATGAACCATGGAAGAAAAATTTGTGTAGCAAGACGACCAAAATGTGATGAATGTATTGTCGGAGATTTATGTCCCGGTTTTAATCCTAGAATAAAATAA
- a CDS encoding HDIG domain-containing protein: MAEIERDRNYCFQILNEYTKSESLIKHALAVETCVRAYAEKLNEDIEYWGNVALLHDFDYEMFPSSEEHPFKGNEILKEKGFSEQFRNAIMSHADYTGIKRTSQLENVLFACDELAGFITAVTYVRPSRTIDEVEVKSVLKKMKDKAFARTVNREDIIKGAQELAVPLEEHIQFCINSMKNKKELLGL, translated from the coding sequence ATGGCTGAGATAGAAAGAGATAGAAATTATTGTTTTCAGATTCTTAATGAATACACAAAGAGTGAAAGTTTAATAAAACATGCACTGGCAGTTGAAACCTGTGTCCGTGCGTATGCAGAAAAACTAAATGAGGATATTGAATATTGGGGAAACGTTGCGCTGCTGCACGATTTTGATTATGAAATGTTCCCGTCTTCTGAAGAACATCCATTTAAGGGAAACGAAATACTTAAAGAAAAAGGATTTTCGGAGCAATTCAGGAATGCAATAATGTCCCACGCAGATTATACTGGAATTAAGAGAACTTCTCAGCTTGAAAATGTGTTATTTGCTTGTGATGAGTTAGCAGGATTTATAACTGCCGTAACTTATGTACGTCCATCGCGAACAATAGATGAAGTTGAAGTGAAATCAGTATTAAAAAAAATGAAAGATAAAGCATTTGCCCGTACTGTTAACAGAGAAGATATTATTAAAGGTGCTCAGGAACTCGCTGTTCCGCTTGAAGAGCATATTCAGTTTTGCATTAATTCAATGAAAAATAAAAAGGAATTACTTGGTTTATGA
- a CDS encoding peroxiredoxin, with protein MKAGEIAPNFILKDEKGNNFELYKNLDKNVLLAFYPKDDTPVCSTQLTDYNNHLDEFIQNGIKVIGISTDTVESHSSFCRKLKLNFPLLADVDKKVSRQFDAINFLGMNRRLLVLIGIDKKVIWADSTIPVTYINTREIIEKVDLLNRKEMT; from the coding sequence ATGAAAGCAGGGGAGATTGCACCTAACTTTATCCTCAAAGATGAAAAAGGAAATAATTTTGAATTATATAAGAATCTTGATAAGAATGTTCTGCTCGCTTTTTATCCAAAAGATGATACACCGGTCTGTTCAACTCAGTTAACCGACTACAACAATCATCTTGATGAGTTCATCCAGAATGGCATCAAAGTGATTGGAATCAGCACTGATACTGTTGAATCGCATTCATCATTTTGCAGAAAGCTTAAATTAAATTTTCCATTATTGGCAGATGTTGATAAAAAGGTAAGTAGACAATTTGATGCGATAAATTTTCTTGGTATGAATAGAAGACTATTGGTGCTAATCGGCATTGATAAAAAAGTCATTTGGGCTGATTCAACGATACCGGTAACCTACATTAACACCCGGGAAATAATTGAAAAAGTTGACTTATTAAACAGAAAAGAAATGACTTGA
- the porU gene encoding type IX secretion system sortase PorU codes for MNSKIFLTLLAFTPILLPQQDYRILSSNQNSIILEFTPQYIDTSSIKIDDQEFRNTNLAFGFYNESALPGTPSIPERRLILGVPSEFGNSIRVLSSTYKIINGKVLPVAKYEKENFLDAVKYEISPEYYNYTDFPELASFGDFGIARGLQVQIIRMFPVKFDVNTNSIRLYSKIVIQIDYGNAQVSGQKTEDEILKYSVINYDAAKYWVKDNRRLSKITNSVLANGQWVRFEAPEEGIYKIDKARFESFGFNAASIDPRTIKIYNNGGKVLSEKVTAPRPVDLVENAISVVGESDGNFDDGDYILFYGRGSQFRDFDPESQTIIRLNHPFSDKNYFWITAGGENGKRIQNKSSLNTSQDVIQTSTLAFADYEIDKINLAKSGRQYMGDDFSQSIPTRTYMNKLDYRIDSSPINYTFRFINATPSAFNMTLEENSNNIFSGTLQGYNTSYTFGLAHIREASFNGSLPENRSVLRFTLNSSSVTSIGYLDYFEITYEKELKPANNSLLFFSKDSTAIVEYYLTGFPSSNIKLFDVTDFSNVLEVSPKPGWPSGGDFRFQALENGDSIRKYIAIGNDTYLTPSNPATVENSNLRGITDGAKFIIISHKNFLDAANRLKSYRENESRISISTIVVDIEKIYNEFSCGSQDVSAVRDFIKFAYENWQIKPEYFLLMGKGTFDYKNVEGFGDNYIVTWQTEESLQLIYGKDSYCTDDFFARIDGDDPIPDIAFGRLTVRNLTEANNYIDKIAQYENDSERGVWRNLVTLIADDGYTSTGYEGPEHTAPSERLANLYIPQSFDLKKIYLADYPVVITGNGRRKPLANADILKIMNQGTLLINYIGHGNPDVWAHEYVFERSVIIPQLANDKYFFLCAATCDFGYYDIPNFQSGAEEMLFLKNAGSIATFNSGRLVFSGQNHQLNYELMSNLLNLPRDTMSLSVPLGISVLATKQVYYTVNSQKFHLLGDPTLRLNVPQYSGSIDSINGQPLIADVQIRALSSTKISGTILKPDGSKWNEYNGEGLLTVFDSERTKLLEEINNYPMLIQGGVIFRGRVSVTNGDFEAEFVVPKDISYENKNGKIIFYFYDIESDGLAFTNKIIVGGTDTTAINDGEGPEIEIFFDNANYVSSYLVGPDPNLIVKLYDETGLNTTGTGVGHKLEGILNNDEGNPIDFTDYFVGELDAGGKQGEINYQFNKMSDGDYALEVKAWDVFNNFSNEESFFTVVSSNDLVIRDVFNYPNPFTSNTTFTFQHNLAQSVDVKINVYTIAGRLIKQVESKNIDQKFVKVDWDGRDEDGDQIGNGTYLYKLIVNTTDGEFTQSVLGKMSVIR; via the coding sequence ATGAATAGCAAAATCTTTTTAACACTTTTAGCGTTTACTCCCATTTTACTTCCCCAGCAGGATTACAGAATACTTTCTTCAAATCAAAATTCAATTATACTTGAATTCACACCTCAATACATAGATACTTCTTCTATCAAGATTGACGATCAGGAATTTAGAAATACAAATCTGGCTTTTGGCTTTTATAATGAATCAGCTTTACCCGGAACTCCTTCAATTCCTGAAAGAAGATTAATCCTCGGCGTTCCTTCTGAATTTGGAAATTCAATAAGAGTTCTCAGTTCTACTTACAAAATAATTAACGGCAAAGTTTTACCAGTAGCGAAGTATGAAAAAGAAAATTTTCTTGATGCTGTTAAGTATGAAATCTCACCTGAATATTACAACTATACTGACTTTCCCGAACTGGCTTCATTTGGTGATTTCGGAATTGCCCGCGGATTACAGGTTCAGATTATAAGAATGTTTCCTGTTAAGTTTGATGTAAATACTAACTCCATCAGGTTATATTCAAAAATTGTAATTCAGATTGATTATGGAAATGCTCAGGTTAGCGGTCAGAAAACAGAAGATGAGATTTTAAAATATTCTGTTATTAATTATGATGCTGCCAAATACTGGGTGAAAGACAACAGAAGATTATCAAAAATTACAAACAGCGTACTTGCAAATGGTCAATGGGTAAGATTCGAAGCTCCTGAAGAAGGAATTTATAAAATTGATAAAGCACGATTTGAATCATTTGGATTTAATGCTGCGTCAATCGATCCCCGAACAATTAAAATTTATAATAATGGCGGAAAGGTTCTCTCAGAAAAAGTAACTGCACCTCGTCCCGTCGATCTGGTGGAAAACGCGATCAGTGTTGTAGGTGAATCAGATGGCAATTTTGATGATGGTGACTACATTTTATTTTACGGAAGAGGAAGTCAGTTCAGAGATTTTGATCCAGAAAGCCAAACAATCATACGACTGAATCATCCGTTCTCCGATAAAAATTATTTTTGGATAACAGCAGGCGGTGAGAACGGGAAAAGGATTCAAAATAAATCCAGTCTAAATACTTCTCAGGATGTAATCCAAACTTCTACTTTAGCATTCGCCGATTATGAAATTGATAAAATAAACTTAGCTAAATCGGGCCGGCAGTATATGGGTGATGATTTTTCTCAATCTATCCCGACAAGAACTTATATGAATAAGTTGGATTACAGGATTGATTCATCGCCTATAAATTATACCTTCAGATTTATTAATGCGACACCTTCAGCATTTAATATGACTTTAGAAGAAAACTCGAATAATATTTTTTCCGGAACGCTGCAAGGATACAATACTTCATACACTTTTGGATTAGCTCATATACGGGAGGCAAGTTTCAATGGCTCACTCCCTGAGAATCGAAGCGTATTGAGATTTACATTAAATTCCTCTTCAGTAACATCGATCGGTTATCTGGATTATTTTGAAATCACTTATGAAAAAGAATTAAAACCGGCAAATAATAGTCTGTTATTTTTCTCTAAAGATTCTACTGCTATCGTCGAATACTATCTCACTGGATTTCCTTCTTCTAACATAAAACTATTTGATGTAACTGATTTCAGCAACGTTTTGGAAGTTAGTCCCAAACCCGGCTGGCCAAGCGGTGGTGATTTCAGATTTCAGGCATTGGAAAATGGCGACTCGATTAGAAAATACATAGCAATCGGGAATGATACATACCTGACGCCATCTAATCCAGCAACAGTTGAAAACTCCAACCTGAGAGGAATTACCGACGGGGCAAAGTTCATAATAATTTCACACAAAAATTTTCTTGACGCTGCAAACCGATTAAAATCTTACAGAGAAAACGAATCAAGAATATCAATATCAACTATCGTTGTCGATATCGAAAAAATTTATAACGAGTTCTCCTGTGGAAGTCAGGATGTATCAGCAGTAAGAGACTTCATAAAATTTGCTTATGAAAACTGGCAGATTAAACCTGAATATTTTTTATTGATGGGCAAAGGCACTTTTGATTATAAAAATGTTGAAGGCTTTGGCGATAACTACATTGTTACCTGGCAGACTGAAGAATCTCTGCAGTTAATTTATGGAAAGGATTCATATTGCACTGACGACTTTTTTGCCAGAATAGATGGTGACGATCCTATTCCGGATATTGCTTTCGGCAGACTGACAGTAAGAAATTTAACTGAAGCTAACAACTACATTGATAAAATAGCACAATACGAAAATGATAGTGAACGCGGTGTTTGGAGAAATCTTGTTACACTAATAGCAGATGATGGATATACATCGACGGGATATGAAGGTCCGGAACACACAGCACCTTCAGAAAGACTTGCTAACTTATATATTCCGCAATCTTTTGATTTGAAGAAGATTTACCTCGCAGATTACCCGGTCGTCATCACGGGCAATGGAAGAAGAAAACCTCTTGCGAATGCTGACATCCTGAAAATTATGAATCAGGGAACATTGTTGATCAATTACATTGGTCACGGCAATCCCGATGTTTGGGCTCACGAGTATGTTTTTGAAAGATCTGTGATAATTCCACAGCTTGCGAATGACAAGTACTTTTTCCTTTGTGCAGCTACGTGTGATTTTGGTTATTACGACATCCCAAATTTTCAGAGTGGTGCTGAAGAAATGTTGTTTCTTAAAAATGCAGGCTCGATAGCCACTTTCAATTCTGGTAGATTGGTCTTCTCTGGTCAGAATCATCAGTTAAATTATGAACTGATGAGTAATTTACTTAACCTGCCGAGAGACACAATGAGCTTAAGTGTTCCACTTGGAATATCTGTTTTGGCAACAAAGCAAGTTTATTACACAGTCAATTCTCAGAAATTTCACCTGCTTGGTGATCCAACTTTAAGATTAAATGTTCCGCAATACTCAGGCTCCATCGATTCAATAAATGGTCAGCCATTAATTGCTGACGTTCAAATAAGAGCGTTAAGCAGCACAAAAATTTCCGGAACGATTCTTAAACCGGATGGATCAAAATGGAATGAATATAATGGTGAAGGATTACTAACAGTATTTGATAGTGAACGTACAAAACTTCTCGAGGAAATTAATAATTATCCGATGCTCATTCAGGGTGGAGTAATCTTCCGTGGACGAGTATCAGTAACTAATGGAGATTTTGAAGCTGAGTTTGTTGTTCCGAAGGATATATCTTATGAAAATAAAAACGGAAAAATCATTTTTTATTTCTATGATATTGAATCAGATGGATTAGCATTCACAAACAAAATTATTGTTGGCGGAACTGATACGACCGCGATTAACGATGGCGAAGGTCCGGAGATAGAAATATTCTTTGATAATGCAAATTATGTAAGTTCTTACCTCGTTGGACCCGATCCGAATTTGATTGTTAAGCTTTACGACGAAACCGGGCTCAATACTACTGGCACAGGAGTTGGGCACAAGCTTGAAGGTATTTTAAATAATGATGAAGGAAATCCAATTGATTTTACCGATTACTTTGTTGGCGAACTTGATGCCGGCGGAAAGCAGGGTGAAATCAATTATCAGTTCAACAAAATGTCAGATGGTGATTATGCTCTTGAAGTAAAAGCTTGGGATGTATTTAATAATTTTTCGAATGAGGAATCCTTTTTTACGGTTGTCTCATCAAACGATCTGGTGATCAGGGATGTTTTCAATTATCCGAATCCTTTTACATCGAATACCACTTTTACATTTCAGCATAATCTTGCACAGTCGGTTGATGTGAAGATAAATGTTTACACGATTGCAGGCAGGCTCATCAAGCAGGTTGAATCAAAAAATATAGATCAGAAATTTGTAAAGGTTGATTGGGATGGCAGAGATGAAGATGGAGATCAAATTGGTAATGGAACGTATTTATATAAGTTGATCGTTAATACCACGGACGGGGAGTTCACTCAAAGTGTCCTCGGAAAGATGTCCGTTATCAGATAA
- the porV gene encoding type IX secretion system outer membrane channel protein PorV, producing MKVLMPFLMIGLALLAVPQKTFAQGEAAVPFLLLSPDSRFGALGESGTGLADNSAAIFWNPAGIAFLSGTEVSITHSNWLPQFNLDLFYDYLTFRTYLEELSGNVTASVTYMNFGEFVRTLEGGPEPVGTFSAYDAALTLGYATKLGSDWGIGFNFRIIHSRLSDQPTGEEEGSGVATSVSFDLAGMWRPEYLNIFGWELENRLSIGANLSNLGPKITYIDAKQSDPIPTNFRLGFAFQLLRDEFNSLVYTLDFSKLLVSRDSTTSEEFYTGIITSWGDATMSEELRDVITSMGLEYWYGTPGDFLFALRSGFFYEDPSYGNRKFLTFGAGLRYDIYGFDFSYISSIEENHPLDGTLRFTILIGWGAVPEPQRGFPRGI from the coding sequence ATGAAGGTATTAATGCCTTTCCTGATGATTGGGCTGGCTTTACTTGCTGTTCCCCAAAAAACTTTTGCTCAGGGAGAAGCTGCTGTCCCATTCCTGCTTTTATCACCTGACTCAAGATTCGGTGCACTTGGTGAATCAGGAACAGGTTTAGCCGATAACTCAGCTGCAATATTCTGGAACCCTGCGGGTATTGCATTTTTATCCGGTACTGAAGTTTCAATCACTCACAGTAACTGGCTGCCTCAGTTTAATCTTGATTTATTTTACGATTACCTTACTTTCAGAACTTATCTTGAAGAATTAAGCGGTAACGTAACTGCAAGTGTTACCTATATGAATTTTGGTGAATTTGTAAGAACACTTGAAGGCGGTCCTGAGCCTGTTGGTACTTTCAGTGCATACGATGCAGCACTAACTTTGGGATACGCTACTAAACTTGGAAGTGATTGGGGTATTGGATTTAACTTCAGAATCATCCACAGCAGACTTTCAGATCAGCCGACTGGTGAGGAAGAAGGATCCGGTGTTGCTACTTCTGTAAGTTTTGATCTTGCTGGTATGTGGAGACCGGAGTATTTGAATATTTTCGGATGGGAACTTGAAAACAGGTTAAGCATCGGTGCTAACTTAAGCAATCTTGGACCAAAGATAACTTACATTGACGCTAAACAATCTGATCCAATTCCAACAAACTTCAGGTTGGGATTTGCATTCCAATTACTCAGGGATGAATTTAACTCTTTAGTATACACACTCGATTTCAGCAAGTTGCTTGTGAGCAGAGATTCTACGACTTCGGAAGAATTTTATACCGGGATTATTACTTCCTGGGGCGATGCTACGATGAGTGAAGAGTTAAGAGATGTTATTACATCGATGGGATTAGAATATTGGTACGGAACTCCGGGTGATTTTCTTTTCGCATTGAGAAGCGGTTTCTTCTATGAAGATCCTTCATATGGTAACAGAAAATTCTTAACCTTCGGTGCAGGTTTACGATATGATATTTATGGATTTGATTTCAGTTATATCAGCTCGATTGAAGAAAACCATCCGCTTGATGGAACATTAAGATTCACAATTCTGATTGGTTGGGGAGCAGTTCCGGAACCACAAAGAGGATTTCCAAGGGGCATCTAA